The Astatotilapia calliptera chromosome 17, fAstCal1.2, whole genome shotgun sequence genome has a segment encoding these proteins:
- the kcnj8 gene encoding ATP-sensitive inward rectifier potassium channel 8 has product MLARKSIIPEEFGLPGLVSRMPRKPVFRDRVNKARFIAKNGSCNLAHKNIREQGRFLQDVFTTLVDLKWRFTLVIFTTTFVSSWLLFAMSWWLVAFAHGDLDPTRENMTDCVKNLKSFTSAFLFSIEVQVTIGFGERVITEQCPTAITVLILQNIVGLIINAVMLGCIFMKTAQSNRRAETLIFSRHAVIAVRNNRLCFMIRIGDLRKSMIIGATVRLQVVRKTTTPEGEVIPIHQIDVQTESAVGSNSLFLLAPLIICHIIDKNSPLYDLSAMELQCSDLEVIVILEGVVETTGITTQARTSYVSEEIQWGHRFVSIVTEEEGVYSVDYSKFGNTVKVATPCCSARELDEKPSILIQTLQKSELSHQNSLRKRNSMRRNNSMRKGAGSSGSLRRNNSGLAVPKVQFFTPTDGGQNLNAVT; this is encoded by the exons ATGCTGGCGAGGAAAAGCATCATCCCGGAGGAGTTCGGTCTCCCGGGGCTCGTCTCCCGGATGCCCCGCAAGCCGGTGTTCAGGGACCGCGTGAACAAAGCGCGCTTTATCGCCAAAAACGGCTCGTGCAACTTGGCGCACAAGAACATCCGCGAACAGGGGAGATTCCTGCAGGACGTCTTCACCACGCTGGTGGACCTTAAATGGCGCTTCACGCTGGTCATCTTCACCACGACATTCGTCAGCAGCTGGCTGCTGTTCGCCATGAGCTGGTGGCTGGTGGCATTTGCGCACGGAGACCTGGACCCTACGCGTGAAAACATGACCGACTGCGTAAAAAATCTGAA GTCGTTCACATCAGCCTTCCTGTTCTCCATCGAGGTTCAGGTGACCATCGGCTTTGGAGAACGTGTGATAACGGAGCAGTGTCCCACTGCCATCACCGTCCTCATCCTGCAGAACATTGTGGGACTCATCATCAATGCTGTGATGTTGG GCTGTATCTTCATGAAGACGGCTCAGTCGAACCGTCGGGCAGAGACGCTCATCTTCAGCCGCCACGCCGTGATCGCAGTCCGGAACAACCGGCTGTGCTTCATGATTCGTATCGGGGATCTGAGGAAGAGCATGATCATTGGAGCGACCGTCAGGTTACAG GTTGTGAGGAAGACAACCACACCAGAGGGGGAGGTGATCCCCATCCATCAGATCGACGTGCAGACAGAGAGCGCTGTGGGCAGCAACAGCCTGTTCCTCCTCGCCCCGCTCATCATTTGCCACATCATCGACAAAAACAG CCCGCTGTACGACCTGTCAGCCATGGAGCTGCAGTGCAGCGACCTGGAGGTGATTGTCATCCTGGAGGGAGTAGTGGAGACGACGGGCATAACCACGCAGGCACGGACTTCCTACGTCTCCGAGGAGATCCAGTGGGGCCACCGCTTCGTTTCCATAGTAACAGAGGAGGAGGGCGTGTATTCTGTCGACTACTCCAAATTTGGCAACACAGTCAAG GTTGCGACGCCATGCTGCAGTGCCAGAGAACTGGACGAGAAGCCGTCCATCTTAATCCAAACCCTCCAGAAGAGTGAGCTTTCGCACCAGAACTCACTGAGGAAGCGCAACTCCATGAGACGCAACAACTCCATGCGCAAAGGTGCAGGAAGCAGCGGGAGTCTCCGCAGGAACAACTCAGGCCTCGCCGTGCCTAAAGTCCAGTTCTTCACCCCAACCGATGGAGGCCAGAACCTGAACGCCGTCACCTGA